Proteins from one Flammeovirgaceae bacterium genomic window:
- a CDS encoding VCBS repeat-containing protein codes for MVKKYLILFLISVPSMLWAQNYTALNGPYIGTPTKIVSAGGNLLAIVYGQGVMKSTDGGLNWTASNSGLTNLYLEDIHRDALTGKLYLVGYSQLFTSTDNGATWTLTANSGFIQGRFVRKTTSYVFIVGNGAIYRSSNDGVSWTQVNNFSGDPRDFETNASGYLYIATSGNGIFRSTNNGLNVDQLDSGEGLTDTNIFSLVSNGSSIYATSGSGPFKSTNNGDSWSSVKNDITDCCFGYESYIEKDPSGNIYLFNGSSIWKTTNGGTNWVSFASPLTSNGGSLRGPYFESSSVFYIGIDSKLLYKTVDSGASWVPLTNNGIITTFGSDMEISDNGRLLYTVGYPNGFYISIDDGATWDFLGSGETDRQIAGFYKFGTTLYGHGSGIIKSIDNGSNWTEQNAGSYYFNFLASNDGATMYSMDTYDDGSGRKWRVLKSNDSGVNWAGTDVTGMPSPDCSYIPERDDFIISNSGNLFVRIYEYCSTNKNAIYKIDPGTGSATQVVSLPVSNNIEDIEFFNGKLYVFTNNSKLHISIDGGQTWATKSTTSSYGRLKVISDNTLFILNSSVFISTDGGDNWVNTGSPGSTNKWNRFALVSAANYAYISQDQSVMYRSNTPIIPPVAPSALSAFYFDRNSVGLIFTDNSTNEDNFVIEMAIGVSTQFDSVATTTRPASYTRNQAVALAFRDAQGATLTPNTTYKFRVRAAGAGGKSAPSNEITVTTTQDCSATSDVPLNRSWTATTLDQSGVGVQTKLNQPVNGSNGFYNIPDISLGASVGLSPQPSEPWQVGLEENCGTISMGSLNEYLANGNGTWNPTTKEITIPWFTHPAYPYREETTVYTLNDNDPVPEDPTSLTATVFLPGTILLNWQSGNFSAGFEVERSETSGSGFVKIADVTFPKVAFKDIDPTLVPGTTYYYRVRAKNASGNSGYTAEASAIPRTSYLFLPMDNLPALTYFQTGGGGAWGDVDGDGINDLFLPVVQDSLNNETPPVIFKGDGTGQFTKLSIPELADELTVTRSVNIIDINNDGLNDLFLTRSNANDLLLTKNADGTYTKKLFTEYSQGPLPGGNWVDYDNDGYIDLLANTSSGGGNASDKYLFHNNGDGSFTRITEGELVTDFGDTRDTEWADYDNDGDQDVIVLNVGTVPGVQSNSRLYQNNGDGTFTRVLGSVFETILNAERTASWGDYDNDGDMDIFIGSQSASPNPQFINRLFTNNGDGTFTEAVGSVVEEGLLGTFGSAWADVDNDGDLDLFAMGRNNVLYYNNGDGTFTKYATPELFNAPFPSLQKLYGPALEDVDGDGFLDFHNGGFSNPEIPNIIYRNTTPATNARKWVKINLKGVASNRMAFGARVYVTTGSKTQIRELQSHSAHATQNSPTLHFGLGSASVINEIRVVWPSGAEDTWNNVAPNQTLNYEEGGSLDKDPPVISFTEVKSFEMGSQQNVYTIGVTDAESGPVSAKMHYKKIRSAQGFVDTGDIPIASGQASFTVLEDWLDDMGMEYYFTAVDGLGNEGRLPATGSFYAYLKLTGSNIPALPNLSFGGEIGNYRIFSIPYTLQNNSISTLFNSVGGQDKSKWRLLSYQASPEAWIDFPSSIEIGKGYFINILDPVEISLGEATAPSYNRSNPYMMSLAQGFNLIGNPYTFSVKWADVMAANPTAQVEDPLFFNGSYSTLTQLDVFQGAFVFANEAVTLTIPVLNSSGGRVGKKPWGSRLGEPDWEVPLTLVQGPIKNELGAIGMHRDAVNGKDKYDRVTAPRMFDYLEINFPHPEYLGGKDFSKEMVATAEEHIWEFNVSSNLKGEATLSWDNLSFGESTKELYLLDIARQHLVNMREVNAYSFSPQASGKFTIYYGEDASKIKPTAIMLGHAYPNPSSGVVTIPFTLPQKEAQYGVRMEVYDNMGRKVSTLIDKTLTPDFYNIQWDANNSVKNGLYTYRLIVTGKAGLDVQTGKIVLKK; via the coding sequence ATGGTTAAGAAATACCTCATTCTATTTTTGATCTCTGTGCCATCCATGCTGTGGGCGCAGAATTACACGGCATTGAATGGCCCCTACATTGGTACGCCTACTAAAATAGTAAGTGCGGGCGGGAATTTGTTGGCCATTGTTTATGGGCAAGGTGTAATGAAAAGCACGGATGGCGGGTTGAACTGGACGGCATCCAACTCCGGCTTGACCAATTTATACCTGGAGGATATCCACAGGGATGCGTTGACCGGGAAATTGTATCTGGTAGGATATTCCCAATTGTTTACATCGACCGATAATGGAGCCACATGGACATTAACGGCCAATTCTGGTTTTATTCAAGGAAGGTTTGTTCGCAAAACCACCAGTTATGTTTTTATAGTTGGAAATGGGGCAATATATCGTTCTTCCAATGACGGGGTCAGTTGGACACAGGTGAATAACTTTTCGGGCGACCCACGGGATTTTGAAACCAATGCCTCCGGGTACCTCTACATAGCGACATCAGGCAATGGGATTTTTCGTTCCACCAACAACGGGTTGAACGTGGACCAGTTGGATTCTGGTGAGGGGCTGACGGACACCAATATTTTTTCCCTGGTATCAAACGGATCAAGTATTTATGCCACCTCAGGCTCGGGCCCATTTAAATCAACCAACAATGGGGATTCATGGAGTTCGGTTAAAAACGACATAACCGATTGTTGTTTTGGGTATGAATCGTATATCGAAAAAGATCCTTCCGGCAATATTTATCTGTTCAATGGAAGTTCCATTTGGAAAACGACCAATGGGGGGACAAACTGGGTTTCGTTTGCAAGCCCATTGACCAGCAATGGGGGATCGCTACGGGGCCCCTATTTTGAATCCTCTTCTGTTTTTTATATAGGCATTGACAGCAAGCTCCTTTATAAAACCGTGGATAGTGGTGCCAGTTGGGTACCGTTGACCAACAATGGGATAATCACAACTTTTGGCAGTGATATGGAAATTTCCGACAATGGCCGGTTGCTTTATACAGTAGGCTATCCAAATGGGTTTTATATCTCCATTGATGATGGTGCCACCTGGGACTTTTTAGGAAGTGGGGAAACCGATCGGCAAATTGCTGGATTTTATAAATTTGGCACAACACTTTATGGACATGGCTCCGGGATCATTAAATCCATCGATAATGGATCGAATTGGACGGAGCAAAATGCAGGAAGCTATTACTTTAATTTCCTGGCATCCAATGATGGGGCAACTATGTACTCCATGGATACCTATGATGATGGGTCGGGCCGGAAATGGCGGGTGCTAAAGTCCAATGACAGCGGGGTGAATTGGGCTGGGACGGATGTTACTGGTATGCCATCACCCGATTGTAGCTATATACCTGAGCGGGATGATTTCATTATTTCCAATAGTGGGAACCTGTTTGTGCGGATTTATGAATACTGTTCCACAAATAAGAACGCCATTTACAAAATTGACCCGGGCACCGGATCGGCAACCCAGGTCGTCTCCCTTCCAGTGTCCAATAATATCGAAGACATTGAATTTTTCAACGGAAAACTCTATGTCTTTACCAATAACTCGAAATTGCATATCTCCATTGATGGGGGCCAAACCTGGGCAACGAAATCCACAACCTCTTCTTATGGCCGGCTTAAGGTCATTAGCGACAATACACTTTTTATTTTAAACTCAAGCGTGTTTATATCCACCGATGGTGGTGACAATTGGGTAAATACAGGGTCACCTGGGTCAACCAATAAGTGGAACCGGTTTGCCCTGGTGTCAGCGGCCAACTATGCTTATATATCCCAGGACCAAAGTGTAATGTACAGGAGCAATACGCCCATCATTCCCCCAGTGGCGCCATCCGCCTTAAGTGCTTTTTATTTTGATCGAAACAGTGTTGGGCTGATTTTTACCGACAATTCGACCAACGAAGATAATTTTGTTATTGAAATGGCCATAGGGGTCAGTACACAGTTTGATTCGGTGGCCACCACCACCCGGCCGGCCTCCTATACAAGGAACCAGGCTGTTGCCCTGGCTTTCCGCGATGCCCAGGGAGCAACGCTTACGCCTAATACAACCTATAAGTTTAGGGTGAGGGCCGCTGGGGCGGGGGGAAAATCCGCGCCAAGCAATGAAATAACAGTGACCACAACCCAGGATTGCAGCGCCACCTCGGACGTGCCCCTCAATAGGAGTTGGACGGCCACTACCCTCGACCAAAGTGGGGTTGGGGTACAGACCAAGTTGAACCAACCGGTAAATGGCTCAAACGGATTTTATAATATTCCCGATATTTCCCTTGGTGCTTCAGTGGGCTTGTCCCCACAGCCATCTGAACCATGGCAGGTTGGCCTGGAAGAAAACTGTGGCACCATATCCATGGGTTCCCTCAACGAATACCTTGCCAATGGAAACGGAACATGGAACCCCACCACAAAGGAAATAACCATTCCCTGGTTCACCCATCCCGCGTACCCTTACCGGGAGGAAACAACCGTGTATACCCTGAACGACAATGACCCCGTACCGGAAGACCCAACCAGCCTGACAGCAACGGTTTTCCTGCCTGGTACTATTTTGTTGAATTGGCAGTCTGGTAATTTTTCTGCCGGATTCGAGGTCGAGCGATCTGAAACCTCGGGCTCCGGGTTTGTAAAAATTGCCGATGTTACATTTCCCAAAGTTGCTTTTAAGGACATAGACCCAACACTGGTTCCCGGAACAACTTATTACTATAGGGTGAGGGCAAAAAATGCATCGGGCAATTCCGGTTATACAGCTGAGGCAAGTGCCATCCCGAGGACAAGCTATTTGTTCCTCCCCATGGATAACCTTCCAGCTTTAACCTATTTCCAAACCGGGGGAGGGGGCGCCTGGGGTGATGTGGATGGGGATGGGATAAACGACCTGTTCCTGCCGGTTGTCCAGGATAGCTTAAATAATGAAACCCCTCCTGTTATCTTCAAAGGGGATGGGACCGGCCAGTTTACCAAGCTGTCCATCCCAGAGTTGGCGGATGAACTTACCGTGACCAGGTCGGTGAACATTATTGATATAAACAACGATGGGTTAAATGACCTGTTCCTGACCCGGTCAAATGCCAACGACTTGCTGCTGACAAAAAATGCGGACGGTACTTATACAAAAAAATTGTTCACGGAGTATTCCCAGGGGCCACTCCCTGGGGGCAATTGGGTGGATTACGATAATGACGGATACATTGACCTATTGGCCAACACGTCTTCAGGCGGGGGCAATGCCAGTGATAAATACCTTTTTCACAACAATGGGGATGGAAGCTTCACCAGGATCACGGAGGGCGAATTGGTGACCGATTTTGGAGATACACGTGATACGGAATGGGCTGATTATGACAATGATGGCGACCAGGATGTAATTGTGCTTAATGTTGGCACTGTCCCAGGTGTACAATCCAACTCACGGTTGTACCAAAACAATGGGGATGGTACTTTTACACGGGTATTGGGGTCCGTTTTTGAAACCATTTTGAATGCTGAAAGAACGGCCTCATGGGGCGACTATGACAACGATGGGGACATGGATATTTTCATAGGGTCGCAATCCGCCAGTCCAAACCCCCAATTTATCAACCGTTTGTTTACGAATAATGGTGACGGCACCTTCACCGAGGCGGTAGGGTCGGTTGTTGAAGAAGGATTGCTCGGGACTTTTGGGAGCGCATGGGCGGACGTTGATAACGATGGCGACCTGGACCTGTTTGCCATGGGGCGAAACAATGTACTTTATTACAATAATGGCGATGGTACCTTTACCAAATACGCTACCCCTGAGCTGTTCAATGCCCCTTTCCCGAGCCTTCAAAAACTTTATGGGCCGGCACTGGAAGATGTGGACGGGGATGGGTTCCTGGACTTCCACAACGGAGGGTTCAGCAATCCGGAAATCCCTAATATTATTTACAGAAACACAACTCCTGCCACCAATGCGAGAAAGTGGGTTAAAATCAACCTGAAGGGGGTGGCCAGCAACCGGATGGCGTTTGGGGCAAGGGTTTATGTCACGACTGGATCCAAGACGCAAATTCGTGAGTTGCAGTCCCATTCCGCACATGCCACCCAAAACAGCCCCACTTTGCATTTCGGCCTTGGCAGCGCCTCTGTCATCAATGAAATACGTGTGGTATGGCCTTCCGGGGCAGAGGACACTTGGAACAATGTTGCCCCCAACCAAACGCTTAATTATGAGGAGGGAGGGAGCCTGGACAAAGACCCTCCCGTGATAAGTTTTACGGAAGTGAAGTCCTTTGAAATGGGAAGCCAGCAGAACGTTTATACCATTGGGGTCACCGATGCGGAGTCAGGTCCTGTATCCGCAAAAATGCATTACAAAAAAATCCGGTCTGCCCAGGGCTTCGTGGACACAGGGGACATTCCAATTGCTTCCGGCCAGGCAAGTTTTACTGTCCTTGAAGATTGGCTGGACGACATGGGCATGGAATATTATTTTACCGCTGTGGATGGCCTTGGCAATGAAGGGAGGTTGCCGGCCACCGGAAGTTTTTATGCCTATCTGAAATTGACAGGTTCAAATATACCGGCATTGCCCAACTTGAGCTTTGGTGGTGAAATTGGCAACTACAGGATTTTTTCCATTCCCTATACCTTGCAAAATAATTCCATAAGTACCCTGTTCAATAGCGTGGGGGGCCAGGATAAGTCCAAGTGGCGGCTCTTGTCTTATCAGGCCAGCCCAGAGGCATGGATTGACTTTCCCAGTTCTATTGAAATAGGCAAAGGTTATTTTATCAATATTCTTGATCCTGTGGAAATTTCCCTTGGCGAGGCAACTGCACCCTCCTACAACCGAAGTAACCCCTACATGATGTCCCTGGCCCAAGGGTTTAACCTGATTGGCAATCCGTACACTTTCTCCGTTAAATGGGCAGATGTTATGGCGGCCAACCCTACCGCTCAAGTGGAGGACCCACTGTTTTTCAATGGGTCTTATTCCACCCTGACCCAACTGGATGTATTCCAGGGGGCATTTGTGTTTGCCAATGAGGCGGTGACCCTTACCATTCCCGTGTTGAATTCTTCTGGTGGTCGTGTTGGAAAGAAACCCTGGGGTTCCAGGCTGGGGGAGCCGGACTGGGAGGTTCCCCTTACATTGGTCCAGGGGCCAATTAAAAATGAACTTGGGGCGATAGGTATGCACCGGGATGCGGTGAACGGAAAAGATAAATATGATCGGGTAACAGCCCCCCGCATGTTTGATTACCTGGAGATCAATTTTCCACACCCTGAATATTTGGGAGGTAAGGATTTTTCAAAAGAAATGGTTGCCACCGCTGAGGAACATATTTGGGAGTTTAATGTTTCCTCCAACTTAAAAGGGGAGGCCACCTTAAGTTGGGACAACCTAAGCTTTGGCGAAAGCACCAAAGAACTGTACCTTCTGGATATTGCCAGGCAGCACCTTGTTAATATGAGGGAGGTAAACGCTTATTCCTTTTCGCCCCAAGCATCCGGTAAGTTCACCATCTATTATGGTGAAGATGCATCTAAGATAAAACCTACGGCCATCATGTTGGGCCATGCATACCCCAACCCTTCTTCCGGAGTGGTGACCATACCGTTTACTTTGCCCCAGAAAGAAGCACAATATGGGGTAAGAATGGAAGTTTACGATAACATGGGAAGGAAAGTGTCGACTTTGATAGACAAGACACTCACCCCCGATTTTTACAATATTCAATGGGACGCCAATAACAGTGTTAAAAATGGACTCTATACTTATAGGTTGATTGTAACAGGTAAAGCCGGCCTTGATGTTCAAACCGGAAAGATTGTCTTGAAAAAATAA